The Candidatus Rokuibacteriota bacterium genomic sequence GCTCCGGCGGCTGGAGTACCGAGGCTATGACTCGGCCGGCCTCGCCGTTCAGGTCGAGGACCGGCTCGAGATCCGGCGGGCCACCGGGAAGATCGAGCAGCTCTGCCACCTCGTCGAGCGCGAGCCGGTGCGGGGCTCGACGGGGCTGGGCCACACCCGCTGGGCCACCCACGGGCGCCCGTCCGACGCCAATGCCCATCCCCACGCAGACTGCACCGGACGTCTGGTAGTCGTTCACAACGGCATTCTCGAGAACTACCTCGAGCTCCGCACCGAGCTCGAGGCTGACGGGCACCGCTTCCGCTCCGAGACCGACACCGAGGTTATGGCCCACCTGATCGAGCGCTACCACGTGGGCGGCGTCGACCTGGCGTCGGCGGTCAAGGCCGCGCTCCGCAGCGTCCGCGGCGCTTACGCCTTCTGCATGCTCGCGGCGCACGAACCCGGCCGCCTGGTCGCGGCCAAGCTGGGGGGCGGCAGCGTTGTCGTCGGCCAGGGCGACGGGGAGATGTTCATCGCTTCCGACATCCCGGCGGTCCTCCCCTACACTCGCTCGGTCACCATTCTCGAGGATGGCGAGGTGGCGGTGGTGACCTCCGACACGCTGATGCTCTCCACGCTCGACGGACGGCCGGTCGAGCGACGGCCCAACGTCATCACCTGGGACGCGGCGATGGCCGAGAAGGGCGGCTACCCGCACTTCATGCTGAAGGAGATCCACGAGCAGCCCGAGGCGGTGGCCAACACCTTCCGCGGGCGCGTGCTTCCGGAGCAGGGCGCGGTGGTCTTGCCCGAGGCCAACCTGGATCCGGACCTGGTGGCCAGGCTGAAGCGCGTGGTGTTCGTCTCCTGCGGTACCTCGTACCATGCCTCCTTGATCGGGCGCTTCATGGTCGAGCGCCTGGCCGGGCTCGGGGCCGAGGCAGACATGGCCTCCGAGTTCCGTTACCGCGAGGCCATTCTGGGGCCAGACACGCTGGTCGTGGCCATATCCCAGTCGGGAGAGACCGCCGACACGCTGGGTGCCGCCCGAGCCGCTCAGGAGCGCGGAGCGCCGCTGCTGGCCATCACGAATGTGGTGGGCTCGGCCCTTGCGCGCCGGGCCCAGGGCGTGATCTACACCCACGCCGGTCCCGAGATCGGCGTGGCCTCTACCAAAACGTTCACCGCCACCATCACCGCGTGTTACCTGCTCGGACTGGCGCTCGGGCTCGGGCGCGGCTTCCTCGCGCCGCGCGACGGCCAGAAGCGGCTCGCCGAGCTGCTGGAGATCCCGGGGCTGATGCGAGAGGCGCTGGCCGCCGACGGGCCCGTCCGCGCGCTCGCCGGCGATCTGGCGGCATGCCAGGGCTTCCTCTACCTCGGCCGCGGGGTCCAGTACCCGATCGCGCTCGAGGGCGCGCTCAAGCTCAAGGAGATCTCCTACATCCACGCCGAGGGCTATCCCGCCGGCGAGATGAAGCACGGCCCCATCGCGCTCATCGACGAACGCATGCCGATAGTCGCGCTCACCCCGAGGGACGGCTCCTACGACCGGATGGTGGGCAATGTGGAAGAGGCCAAGGCTCGGGGCGGCCGCGTCATCGCCATCTGCCATCGCGGTGATGACGAGATGACCCGCCGCGCGGACGATGCGCTCATCGTGCCCGCGGCAGCCGACCTCCTGGCGCCTCTGGTCACGGTCATCCCGCTCCAGCTCCTGGCCTACCACATTGCCGTGCTGCGGGGATGCGACGTCGACCGCCCGCGCAACCTGGCCAAGAGCGTCACGGTGGAATGATGATCTCAGCGCCCAGAATCGCCTTCGTCGCCGGGGAGCGCTCATGAGCGGGCTGAGAGACGTCGTCTTTCTCATTGTCCTCATCGGGCTCGTGCCGGTCAGCCTGATCCGCCCCTGGCTCGGTATCCTCGCCTGGTACTGGATCGCATTCATGGTGCCGCATGGGCTGACGTGGGGTTTCGGACGAACGCTCCCTGTCGCGATGCTGATCGGGGGCGCAGCCCTCGTGGGTTGGGTGTTCACGAAGGATCGGAAGCCGATTCCGCGGACGTGGACGGTCTTTGCGCTCCTGCTTCTGGCCGCGCACTTCACGCTGACCACCATGCTCGCCTACAACCCGCAGGAAGCATGGGGCAAGTGGGTGTGGGTGAGCAAGGTCCTCCTCATGACCTTCGTGACCATGACCTTGTTCCAGGAGCGGGCCCGGCTGCGCTGGCTCTACATGGTCACGGCGCTCGGCCTGGGATTCTACGGGCTCAAGGGTGGGGTCTGGGTCCTGCGGACCGGCGGAGGCGAGCGCGTCTTCGGCCCCGACATGAGCTTCTTTGCCGACAACAACACGCTCGGGCTGGCGCTCTGCATGATCCTCCCCATGCTGCTGTACCTCTCGCGTGAGGAACCCCGGCCCTGGCTGAAGAAGGTCCTGCGGGTTACCTTCTTCTTCACCATCATCGCCATCGTCTTTACTTACTCGCGGGGCGCCTTTCTGGGACTCGTGATCATCCTCGCCGTCCTGATCTGGCGCTCCCCCTGGCGCCTTCGGTTCGGGATAGTCCTCCTCATCGGAGCGCTCGTCGCCGCCCCGTTCCTGCCTGACCGTCTCTGGGAGCGGATCCAATCCATCGGCGAGCAGGAATCGGCCGCGACGCGTGACACCTCCGTCCAGGGGCGATTCGAGGCCTGGCGCACCGCCTGGAACATCGCGCTCGACCATCCCTTCGCGGGCGGCGGCTTCCGGGCCCTGTGGAACGAAGACATCTGGAACATCTACTACGGGTCGGACTTCCTGGCGGTCCGAGACACCCACAGCCTCTACTTCGAGGTGCTCTCAGAACACGGCTTCCTGGGCTTCGGCCTCTATCTCCTTGTCCTCGCCGGCACGCTGGTGACCCTGCGGCGGATCCGGAAGCGGTGGCGGGGACACGCGGAGTACGGCTACCTCGCCAACTATGCGGAGATGACCCAGCTCTGCCTCTACCCGTACATGATTGCCGGGGCCTTCATTACGGTCGCCTACTTCGACCTCTACTTCTACTTCGTCGCGTCCAGCGTCATGCTCCGCGCGCTCTCGAACGAGGCGGAGAAAGCCCTGGTGCCTGCGCCGGTCCCGGCCCGACGCGGGCGGACAACGGTTGCCTCGGCGTTGGCTCTACCGGCTCGAGCGCCGCGCCGTCCCCTGCCCTCGCCCCGTCCTCTGCCCTCGAGGAAGCGTCATGCGTGAGACCTTCGTCAACGTCTTCCGGCACTGGGACCTGATCTCGAGCTTCGCCCTGCGCGACATCAAGGCGCGCTACAAGCAGACCGCGCTCGGCGTCGCCTGGTCCCTGCTCCAGCCGCTGTCCATGATGGTCGTCTTCACCCTGGTCTTCTCGCTCTTTGCCAAGGTGCCGAGCGACGGGATCCCCTATCCAGTCTTCGCTTACAGCGCCCTGATCTTCTGGACCTTCTTCTCCAACGCCATCAGCGGCGGGACCGTCGCGATGGTGTCGAACGCCACGTTGATCCGGAAGATCTATTTCCCGCGCGAGACTCTCCTGATCGCGGTCCTCCTGGCGGGACTCCTCGACCTCGGCGTGGCCTCGCTGCTCTTCGTCGGGATGCTCTTCTACTACAAGGTGTCGCTCTCGCTGGCTGCCTTGTGGGTCGTCCCGCTGCTCCTCGTGCAGATCACGCTGACTTTCGGCGTGATCAGCCTGACCTCGGCCGCTCATGTGAACTTCCGTGACATGGGTCACGCCCTGCCGCTTGTCGCCCAGCTCTGGATGTTCGCCACGCCCGTCGCCTACCCGATCAGCGTGATTCCGGGGTGGCTCCATCCCTTCTACATGCTCAATCCCATGGCCGCCATCATCGACGGCTACCGTCGCGCGCTCATCCTCGGCACCGCCCCCGAGCTACCGGCTCTCGGCATGAGCGTCGCCATCACCGTCATCATTACCGCCATCGCGCTCTCGGTGTTCAAACGCGCCGCGCGCTCCTTCGCGGATGTGATCTGAAGGGATCCGCGCCCTCATGTCCGACACGACCATCGAGCTCTCCGGCGTCTCCAAGCGATACCGGCTCCGCCACGGCTGGTACGTCACCTCGCTCAAGGACGAGGTGGGGCGCCTCACGGCGCGCCTTCTCGGCCGCGACGTCCAGCCGCGCGAAGAGTTCTGGGCCCTTCGCGACGTCAGCTTCTCGCTCGAGCGCGGCGAAGTCTTGGGACTGATCGGGATGAACGGCGCCGGGAAGAGCACCCTGCTGAAGATCCTGTCTCGGGTCACGGTGCCTACCACTGGCTCCTTCGTGACCAACGGCCGGCTCGGCTCGCTCATCGAAATCGGGGCCGGCTTTCACCCGGACCTGAGCGGTCGGGAGAACATCTTCCTGAACGGCTCCATCATGGGCATGACCCGCCGCGAGGTTCAGCGCAAGTTCGACCAGATCGTGGCCTTCGCCGAGGTCGAGCGATTCATCGATACCCCCATCAAGTTTTATTCCTCCGGCATGCAGATGCGGCTGGGCTTCGCAGTGGCCGCTCACACGGACCCGGACATTCTGCTCATCGACGAGATCCTGGCGGTCGGCGACGCCTCCTTCCAGGCCAAGTGCCTGAACAAGCTGGCCGAGCTCAAGGAGCAGGACAAAACCATCATCCTCGTCTCCCACCACCTGCCGAATATCACCGAGCACGCCAAGACTGTGCTCTGGATTGACCACGGCACGATCCGCATGTTCGGGGATTCCGACGCCGTCGTGGATGCATACCTCGAGCATGTCACCGCGGACATGAGCGCCGAGGACAGCCACCACGAAGCCCGGGACAGCGGCGGCGATCGGCCGATTTCCATTCTCGACGTCGCCATGGCCGACGCGAGCGAGCGGTCCCAGAACCGCTTCGATCGCGAGGATACGGTGGTCATTGACGTCACCTACTCGGCGTCACGACCGATCCCCGGAGTCGTGTTCGGCGTCTCCGTCCACGATGTTCACGGCTACGATCTGGGAGGCGTCGTCACCGATCCAGACTCGATCAAGGTCACGGCGCCGGTGGATCACGGCGTCCTTCGTCTGACGCTCAGCCCCCTGCTGTTCAACAAGGGCGCGTACACGCTGGACGTCTATGTCCTTGATCCGGCGACGAGGCGCTATTACGACCTCCGCCGGCGCGCGCTTCGGCTCGTGGTGGACGGCCACCGCGCGGCCTCACGCGAGTCCACCGGATACGTCTTTTATCCCCATCAGTGGGAGCGGCTCAAGTGAGGCGCGGCTAGCCATGTGCGGGATCGCCGGGATCGTCAACCTGACGGGTCACCCCGTGGATGAGGCGCTCCTGCGCGCCATGACCACGGTCCAGGCCCATCGCGGCCCGGACGGTGAGGGCATCGTCTGCCGCGGCGGCGCCGGGCTCGGTCACCGGCGGCTGGCCATCATCGACCTGGCCACCGGGGATCAGCCCATGGCCAGCGAGGACGGCGCGATCCGGATCGTGTTCAATGGGGAGATTTACAACTTCCGCGAGCTGCGCCGCGAGCTGGAGTCGCGCGGGGCCCGCTTCGCCACGACGTCCGACACCGAGGTCATCCTGCGGGCCTACGAGGCCGACGGCCCGGCCTGCGTCACCCGGCTGCGCGGGATGTTCGCGTTCGCCATTCTGGACGAGCGGGCCCGCCGGCTCTTCCTGGCGCGCGACCGCGCGGGCATCAAGCCGCTGGTCTATGCCTGGGACGGACGGCGGCTTCTCTTCGCCTCCGAGATCAAGGGCATCCTCGAGGACCCCGGCGTGCCGCGCGAGCTCGACTGGGACGCGCTGGGCGATTACCTGACCTATCACTATGTGCCGGCGCCCCGCACCATCTTCAAGGCGATCCGGAAGCTGCCGCCGGCCTCCACCCTGGTGCTACCGCTGGAGGGTGGCGAGCCCGTGGTGTCGCGCTACTGGACGCTTCGCCTGGATCCCGACCAGGGCCCGACGGAACAGGAGTGGATCGAGCGGTTACGGGCGGAGCTGGCGGATGCCGTGCAGAGCCACATGGTCAGCGATGTGCCCATCGGCGCCTTCCTGAGCGGCGGCGTGGACTCGAGCACCGTCGTCGCCCTGATGGCTCAGGCCTCTTCCGCGCCTATCCGCACCTTCTCCATCGGCTTCGACGAGGCCGACTTCGACGAGCTCCGCTTCGCCCGCCAGGTCGCCGCCCGCTACGGCACCGACCATTACGAGCTGGTGGTCAAGCCCAATGCGCTCGACGTCCTGCCCAAGCTCGCCTGGCACTTCGACGAGCCATTTGCCGACTCCTCGGCCATTCCGACCTACTACGTGTCCAAGATCACCCGCGAGCATGTCACCGTGGCGCTCTCCGGGGATGGCGGCGACGAGAACTTCGCCGGCTACCGCCGCTACGCCCGGGCCCTGGCGCTCCACGAGCGCCTCGACAGCGGGCCGGCGCGCCTGGCCCATCCGCTCTGCCGGCTCGCCTCGGCCCTCCTGCCGACCGGTGCGCCCGGTCAGGCCTGGGCGGGGCTCCTCGGGGCCGAGCCGCTCGAGCGGTACTTCCGGCTGGTCACCTATCAGCGCCATGAGACGCTCCGCCGCCTCCTGTCCGACGAGCTGGCCGATCTGGCCCGTTCCGCCGCGGATCCCGCGGTCTTCTCGCGGCTGGCCGCCGAGGCCGGCGCGCCGGACTATGTATCGGCTCTCCAGCACATCGACATCGCCACCTATCTGCCCGATGACATCCTGACCAAGGTGGACCGGACCAGCATGGCGGTGTCGCTCGAGTCTCGCGTGCCGCTCCTGGACCACCGGCTCATGGAGCTCGTGGCGACCATCCCGTCCGGCCTCAAGCTGCGAGAGGGCACCGGGAAGTACCTGCTCAAGCGCGCCATGGCCAATGACCTCCCGCCGGAAATCCTCACGCGGAAGAAGATGGGCTTCGGCGTGCCGCTGGGCGCCTGGTTCCGCCGCGAGCTTCACGACATGACGCGTGATGTGCTGCTGGGGCCGCAGGCCCGGCAGCGCGGCATCTTCCGCACCTCGGAGGTGGAAGCGCTCATGGCCACCCACGACGCGGGCCGCCGCGACTGCTCGGCGCGTCTCTGGTCGCTCATCTGCTTCGAGCTGTGGATGCGGCAGTGGGTGGACCGCGCCCCGGCGGCCGCACGGGAGGCCCCGTAGCCATGTGCGGGATAGCCGGCTTCGCCTTCACCGACCCCCGGCACCCCGTGGACCGGGAGCTCCTCGGTCGTATGACGGGCGTCCTGCGCCACCGCGGGCCGGACGCCGACGGCTCTCACTTCGGGCCGGGCGTGGGACTGGGACACCGGCGGCTCAGCATCATAGACCTCGCCACCGGCGACCAGCCTATCTACAACGAGACCCGCTCCGTCGCCGTGGTCTTCAACGGCGAGATCTACAACTTCCCCGAGCTGGCGCGCGAGCTCGAGGCGCGCGGGCATACCTTCGCGACCCGGTCGGACACGGAGACCATCGTCCACGCCTACGAGGACTTCGGCCTCGAGTTCGTGAAGCGGCTGCGCGGCATGTTCGCCTTCGCGCTCTGGGACGAGTCCCACCGCCGCTTGGTCCTGGGGCGGGACCGCGCGGGAAAGAAGCCGCTCTACTACCACGCCGACGGGGAGCGCCTGGTCTTCGCCTCCGAGATCAAGGCCCTCCTGCAAGATTCGAGCATCAAGCGGCGCGTCTCTCCGGAGGGATTGAGCGACTATTTCACCTTTGGCGTCATCCCGGCGCCCGGCACCGTGTTCCAGGACATCCAGCAAATCCCGCCCGGGCACCTTCTGGTCTGGGAGCGCGGCCGCGTGCGCCTGCACGAGTACTGGGACGTGGTCTTCGACCGCACGGGGCCCGCGACGCCCGGTGCGGCGTCGGAGGCCTTCTCGGCCCTCTTCGACGAGGCCGTCGGCATGCGGATGGTCGCGGACGTGCCGCTGGGCGCCTTCCTCAGCGGCGGGGTGGACTCCTCCGCCGTCGTCGCCTCCATGGCCCGGCAATCCGCCCGGCCCGTGGTCACGACCTGCGTCGGCTTCGTCGAGCGCACCCACAGCGAGCTCGAGCACGCCCGGGTCGTGGCGAAGGCGCTGGGCACCGAGCACCACGAGGTCCTGGTCAAGCCCGACGCGATCAGCGATCTGCCGCGACTCGTCTGGCACCTGGACCAGCCCTTCGCCGATTCCTCGGCGCTGCCCACCTACTACGTCTCCCGTGCCGCCCGCGAGCGGGTCACCGTGGTGCTGTCCGGCGACGGCGGCGACGAGCTCTTCGCCGGCTATCAGCGCCGCTACGGCGTCCACCGGCTGGAGCAGCGGCTGCGGCGGCTCATCCCCGGCCCCGTGCGTCGCGGGGTCCTCGGCCCGCTGGCGCGGGTCTACCCACGCTCGGACCTCATCCCGCGGCCGCTGCGCCTCAAGCTCGTGCTCTCGAACCTCGGCCAGTCATTCGAGCGCGCCTATTTCAACGATATGTCGCTGTTCCTTGACGAGGAGAAGCAGGCGCTCTGCACCCCCGAGTTCCTCGCCCAGGCCCGGCACCACGATCCCATCGCCGGCTTCGCCCGGCACTTCGAGCGGGTCCGCGACGCCGATCCGCTCTCGCGCATCCTCTACGTGGACTTCAAGACCTGGCTTGCCAACGACATCCTGGTCAAGGTGGACCGCATGAGCATGGCCTGCTCACTCGAGGTGCGCTCGCCGCTCCTCGATCACAAGATCATCGAGTTCGCCGCGAGCCTGCCGCCGCAACTTAAGTTCCGCGGCTCCGTCTCGAAATACCTGCTCAAGCGTCACGTGGCGGAGCGACTGCCCGCCGCGGCCGTCCACCGCCCCAAGCAGGGGTTCGAGCTGCCGCTCGCGGCATGGCTGCGAGGGGATCTGCGGGACATGGCGCGTGACCTGTTGTTCTCCACCCAGGCGGCGGGCCGCGGGTATGTGCGGCCCGAGGCAGTCAAGCGGATCTGGGATGCTCACCAGAGCGGCTACCGCAACCAGTCCTCACAACTCTGGGCGCTGATGGTGCTCGAGCTCTGGCACCGGCAATACGTAGATACGCCATGACAGGCTTCGAGCGACAGTGGCAGAGCCGGTTCGAGAAGTTCGCCACTCGGCACCAGCCCGAGCATCTTGTCTCAGGCTGGTCCGCGGCGGGCCTCCGGCGCCGTGTGGCCGTCTTCGAGGCGCTCCTCGACCGGGGCCTCCTCGGCGCCGGGGCCCGCGCGCTCGAGCTGGGCTGCGGGGCGGGGACCTATGTCCGTGTGCTCGCCAAGCGCGGACACCCGGTGGTCGGCCTCGACTACTCGCTGCCGAGCCTTCGCCGCGCGGTGGCGGCGGACGTACCGCGGGTGGGACGGTATGTCTCCGGCGATGCCTCCTGCCTCCCGTTCCAGGACCGGAGCTTCCAGGTCGTCGCCTGCATCGGCGTACTCCAGGCCCTGGAGGGACCCGAAACCGCGCTCGCTGAAATCGCCCGCGTCCTCGGACCTTCCGGGGTGGCGGTGGTCGAAACTCTCAACCCGTGGGGTCTCTTGGCCGCGTTCCGCAGACTCTCGGCCTTCATCCGGCGTCAGCCGACCCGGCTTCGCTATGGCTCGCCGGGGGCGGTCGAGCGGACAATGGCTTCCTTGGGCCTCCGGCCCGTCCGCCGACTCAGTATTCTGCTTCCCCCACGCTCCTTGCCCGG encodes the following:
- a CDS encoding putative O-glycosylation ligase, exosortase A system-associated gives rise to the protein MSGLRDVVFLIVLIGLVPVSLIRPWLGILAWYWIAFMVPHGLTWGFGRTLPVAMLIGGAALVGWVFTKDRKPIPRTWTVFALLLLAAHFTLTTMLAYNPQEAWGKWVWVSKVLLMTFVTMTLFQERARLRWLYMVTALGLGFYGLKGGVWVLRTGGGERVFGPDMSFFADNNTLGLALCMILPMLLYLSREEPRPWLKKVLRVTFFFTIIAIVFTYSRGAFLGLVIILAVLIWRSPWRLRFGIVLLIGALVAAPFLPDRLWERIQSIGEQESAATRDTSVQGRFEAWRTAWNIALDHPFAGGGFRALWNEDIWNIYYGSDFLAVRDTHSLYFEVLSEHGFLGFGLYLLVLAGTLVTLRRIRKRWRGHAEYGYLANYAEMTQLCLYPYMIAGAFITVAYFDLYFYFVASSVMLRALSNEAEKALVPAPVPARRGRTTVASALALPARAPRRPLPSPRPLPSRKRHA
- a CDS encoding ABC transporter ATP-binding protein, whose amino-acid sequence is MSDTTIELSGVSKRYRLRHGWYVTSLKDEVGRLTARLLGRDVQPREEFWALRDVSFSLERGEVLGLIGMNGAGKSTLLKILSRVTVPTTGSFVTNGRLGSLIEIGAGFHPDLSGRENIFLNGSIMGMTRREVQRKFDQIVAFAEVERFIDTPIKFYSSGMQMRLGFAVAAHTDPDILLIDEILAVGDASFQAKCLNKLAELKEQDKTIILVSHHLPNITEHAKTVLWIDHGTIRMFGDSDAVVDAYLEHVTADMSAEDSHHEARDSGGDRPISILDVAMADASERSQNRFDREDTVVIDVTYSASRPIPGVVFGVSVHDVHGYDLGGVVTDPDSIKVTAPVDHGVLRLTLSPLLFNKGAYTLDVYVLDPATRRYYDLRRRALRLVVDGHRAASRESTGYVFYPHQWERLK
- the asnB gene encoding asparagine synthase (glutamine-hydrolyzing); the protein is MCGIAGFAFTDPRHPVDRELLGRMTGVLRHRGPDADGSHFGPGVGLGHRRLSIIDLATGDQPIYNETRSVAVVFNGEIYNFPELARELEARGHTFATRSDTETIVHAYEDFGLEFVKRLRGMFAFALWDESHRRLVLGRDRAGKKPLYYHADGERLVFASEIKALLQDSSIKRRVSPEGLSDYFTFGVIPAPGTVFQDIQQIPPGHLLVWERGRVRLHEYWDVVFDRTGPATPGAASEAFSALFDEAVGMRMVADVPLGAFLSGGVDSSAVVASMARQSARPVVTTCVGFVERTHSELEHARVVAKALGTEHHEVLVKPDAISDLPRLVWHLDQPFADSSALPTYYVSRAARERVTVVLSGDGGDELFAGYQRRYGVHRLEQRLRRLIPGPVRRGVLGPLARVYPRSDLIPRPLRLKLVLSNLGQSFERAYFNDMSLFLDEEKQALCTPEFLAQARHHDPIAGFARHFERVRDADPLSRILYVDFKTWLANDILVKVDRMSMACSLEVRSPLLDHKIIEFAASLPPQLKFRGSVSKYLLKRHVAERLPAAAVHRPKQGFELPLAAWLRGDLRDMARDLLFSTQAAGRGYVRPEAVKRIWDAHQSGYRNQSSQLWALMVLELWHRQYVDTP
- the glmS gene encoding glutamine--fructose-6-phosphate transaminase (isomerizing); this translates as MCGIVGYVGKRDAVGVLLDGLRRLEYRGYDSAGLAVQVEDRLEIRRATGKIEQLCHLVEREPVRGSTGLGHTRWATHGRPSDANAHPHADCTGRLVVVHNGILENYLELRTELEADGHRFRSETDTEVMAHLIERYHVGGVDLASAVKAALRSVRGAYAFCMLAAHEPGRLVAAKLGGGSVVVGQGDGEMFIASDIPAVLPYTRSVTILEDGEVAVVTSDTLMLSTLDGRPVERRPNVITWDAAMAEKGGYPHFMLKEIHEQPEAVANTFRGRVLPEQGAVVLPEANLDPDLVARLKRVVFVSCGTSYHASLIGRFMVERLAGLGAEADMASEFRYREAILGPDTLVVAISQSGETADTLGAARAAQERGAPLLAITNVVGSALARRAQGVIYTHAGPEIGVASTKTFTATITACYLLGLALGLGRGFLAPRDGQKRLAELLEIPGLMREALAADGPVRALAGDLAACQGFLYLGRGVQYPIALEGALKLKEISYIHAEGYPAGEMKHGPIALIDERMPIVALTPRDGSYDRMVGNVEEAKARGGRVIAICHRGDDEMTRRADDALIVPAAADLLAPLVTVIPLQLLAYHIAVLRGCDVDRPRNLAKSVTVE
- a CDS encoding ABC transporter permease, which encodes MRETFVNVFRHWDLISSFALRDIKARYKQTALGVAWSLLQPLSMMVVFTLVFSLFAKVPSDGIPYPVFAYSALIFWTFFSNAISGGTVAMVSNATLIRKIYFPRETLLIAVLLAGLLDLGVASLLFVGMLFYYKVSLSLAALWVVPLLLVQITLTFGVISLTSAAHVNFRDMGHALPLVAQLWMFATPVAYPISVIPGWLHPFYMLNPMAAIIDGYRRALILGTAPELPALGMSVAITVIITAIALSVFKRAARSFADVI
- a CDS encoding class I SAM-dependent methyltransferase, with amino-acid sequence MTGFERQWQSRFEKFATRHQPEHLVSGWSAAGLRRRVAVFEALLDRGLLGAGARALELGCGAGTYVRVLAKRGHPVVGLDYSLPSLRRAVAADVPRVGRYVSGDASCLPFQDRSFQVVACIGVLQALEGPETALAEIARVLGPSGVAVVETLNPWGLLAAFRRLSAFIRRQPTRLRYGSPGAVERTMASLGLRPVRRLSILLPPRSLPGLERTLGQPWVVRALETMPGVRALAPQAYWIVGVKA
- the asnB gene encoding asparagine synthase (glutamine-hydrolyzing), coding for MCGIAGIVNLTGHPVDEALLRAMTTVQAHRGPDGEGIVCRGGAGLGHRRLAIIDLATGDQPMASEDGAIRIVFNGEIYNFRELRRELESRGARFATTSDTEVILRAYEADGPACVTRLRGMFAFAILDERARRLFLARDRAGIKPLVYAWDGRRLLFASEIKGILEDPGVPRELDWDALGDYLTYHYVPAPRTIFKAIRKLPPASTLVLPLEGGEPVVSRYWTLRLDPDQGPTEQEWIERLRAELADAVQSHMVSDVPIGAFLSGGVDSSTVVALMAQASSAPIRTFSIGFDEADFDELRFARQVAARYGTDHYELVVKPNALDVLPKLAWHFDEPFADSSAIPTYYVSKITREHVTVALSGDGGDENFAGYRRYARALALHERLDSGPARLAHPLCRLASALLPTGAPGQAWAGLLGAEPLERYFRLVTYQRHETLRRLLSDELADLARSAADPAVFSRLAAEAGAPDYVSALQHIDIATYLPDDILTKVDRTSMAVSLESRVPLLDHRLMELVATIPSGLKLREGTGKYLLKRAMANDLPPEILTRKKMGFGVPLGAWFRRELHDMTRDVLLGPQARQRGIFRTSEVEALMATHDAGRRDCSARLWSLICFELWMRQWVDRAPAAAREAP